One Clostridia bacterium genomic window, ACATCAACGACTATTTCTCTTCCCTGCCGCACCGTCCGGTCCAGCTTCCCCTGGAAAAACGTACTTTTGGTCAGCTGGGTGACCGCCTGCCCGAGTTTGGTGAAGATGCCGAACTCGTCCTTGATGAACTCTGCTTCGAGATGACGAACAAGGGTTTCCACGTCCCCAGCGCCAACTACTTCGGGCTGATGAATCCCACGCCGACGTACATGGCCGTGCTTGCCGAAGCCCTTGTCGCCGCACTGAATCCGCAACTCGCGACGCTTGCGCGCTCGCAACTCGCCTCCAAGATAGAAAGCGAGACCGTACGCTGGATTGCCGAGCGCGTCGGCTGGCGCAACGTAAGCGGCAGCGAAAAGTCATGCGGAAGCGAGCGGAAATCTTGCGACGGTACCTTTACCAGCGGGGGCAACGAAGCCAACTTCACTGCGCTCGCGCTGGCCATCGCTTCTCGGTTTCCGAGAGCCGTCGATGAGGGCGTCGCGACGATTGGCGCGCGCGCCATAGCCTACGCCTCTTGGGAATCGCATCACTCGCTGGACAAATCCATGGGCCTTCTCGGCCTCGGTCGCAAATCGCTCCGCCGCATCGCCGTCGATCAACGCATACAGATGGACGTCGCGAAACTCGAAGCTGCCATTCGCGAAGACCTGGCTGCCGGGCACAAGCCGTTTTGCGTCATCGCCACTGCCGGAACCACCAACTCCGGTGCGATCGACGAAATCCACGCCCTCGCCGACATCTGCCAACGATATGGGCTTTGGCTGCACGTCGATGGCGCGTATGGCGCGGCTGCCATTTTCAGCGATGCGCACCGCGATCTCGTCAGCGGTATCGAGCGGGCAGACTCCATCACAATTGATCCCCACAAGTGGCTGGCCATGCCCTTCGCCGCCGGAGTCGTCCTCACTTCGCACCCCGAGTTGCTGCAGCAGGCCTTCGCTATCGCCACACCCTACATGCCCACGCTCGCGAGGTCCTCAAGCGCGACGCCCTCGCCTAACCTGGTGGACAACTTCAAAATCAGTGCGCAATGGTCGCGCCGCATGAATTCTCTCAAGCTGTGGCTCACGCTCCGCGTGCACGGACGCCACGCTTACGAGGAGCTCATCGACCGGCAACTCAAGCTCGCTCGCAACTTCGCGGATTGGATCGCCCAGTCAGACGAATTCGAGCTCATTGCTACACCGCAACTGCCCATCGTAAATTTTCGTGTGAAAGTTGGCGAAGACGAAGCAGAGACGGCAACAGCAAACGCCGCGCTGGTCGATGCCGTCACTCGCGACGGACGCCAGTGGATTTCGCAAACCGTTGTCAACGGGCGCAGCGTCGTTCGCATGATGGTAATCAGCTATCTCAGTGACGAGTACAACCTCGAGCAGTTGAAGCAGGCCCTGACAACGGCCGTTCGAGCCATTGCGCCAGCAAAGACCAGTGCGTAAAGGCAGACGGCAGACGCTAGAGCGTAGTCGGATGATATATGGCAGATGAAAGGCGGCTTTACAGGCTGCTCTTATTCTATTGCCGCTCAGGGTCAATATCCCGCGCTTAAAATTGTTGCATCTTTCAGTCTGGCTTGCGCGTATCCTCTGCTGGAGTTGGAACAGATGTTCAGGAGGAATTCGTGGCGACAAACCCGCTTCCCGCTGCTGGCGTCCATCCGCACTTCGTCACTACTGCATTTGAGATCGATGGATACGAAATCGTACGCAATTTCGGGATAGTGCGCGGCATCACCGTCCGTTCACGTTCGATCTTCGGAACCATTGGAGCCGGACTTCAGACGATCGTCGGCGGCAACATCACGCTGCTTAGTGAACTCTGCGAGAAGACGCGGTTGGAAGCTTTCAACCTGATGATCCGTCACGCTTCGGAAGTCGGCGCAAACGCCATCATCGGCGCCCGTTACGACGCCACCGAAATTATGAACGGCGTCACTGAAGTCCTCGCCTACGGCACAGCAGTCGTAATTCGTCAAAAACAGGGCTGATCTGGGCGGGCGCGTATACGCTGCGCGGAACTCTCAGGAAAGCAAAATTAGGCGGGGAATGGTGAGCGCGCTGGGACTCGAACCCAGGACCCACGCCTTAAAAGGGCGTTGCTCTACCAACTGAGCTACGCGCCCACGTCTAATGTGGGCGTGTCTCTTTCGGACAAACAGGGCCGGCACTGTTTTTTGTGTTACGGCGACTATGGTCCTTCTGGTCCCAGTACGGGTTCTTGCACCTCGCACACCGATTGGGCCGCCCTGGCTTGCGCGGTATCCAGCGGTGCGTGCACTTGTAGCACTCGAGGACCGGAAGTTCAATTGTCGCCATATGACGGAACCTTTGTACCTTGCCGATTGCGAGCAGTCAAGAATTATTTACTTATAAGTATCATTCTTAAAACTAGACCTTGGCGTCGGCATCCAACTCGTCGGCAATGTTGCGCTCGCTCGCGACCGGCTTCTTCGGGGGTAGCTGCAGCGGGGGTAGCTGCAGTTCGAGCTTAGCCGCAGCGGCTGCCTTCGGCTTCAGCCGAATATGCGAGTAGCGTTTCTTCATCCGTGAGCTGAGCGCGTGCCCTGCCATCTCCTCGACCGTCTGCTCGGATATTTCTGGATCCTCCATCAGCTTTGTGATCGCGTGATGTCGAAGATCGTACATGCGCAGAGTCGGAAGGCCGGCCTTTGCTCGCAACTGACCCCATGCTTTTTTCCAACTGCCGATCGGCCGCGAGAAATCATACGAGCTCGCACGCGCGCGTCCAGGCAAAATGTAATGTTCTCCGCAGGCCTCGACCGAGTACTTCGCGCAGAGCTTGTAGTAGCGCCTTAACATCTGCGCCGCTGCCCATCGGGATGATTCGTTAAGCGGAACGACTCGCTCACGATGGCCATTTTTGAGGCCGTCGCGAATGCGAAGCGTTCCCCAGGGAGCGCCGGGGCGCTCGCCGAGTTCGACGTCGTTTACGTGCAGATGAGATATCTCGCAGGGTGCGGCCGTCGTCGTCGCCGTAAGGATCGAGCTCCAGTACGCGATGCGCCAACGAGGATTCCCTTCCGCGATCGCAAACAGGCGCTTCTCGTCTTCTGGCTCCATCGCTTGCCCGACATCGCATTGCGGAATGCGGAGCGGCCGATAGAACTTCGCAATTTCCAGCCACAGTCCCGCCAGCGACAGTATCTGCTTTAGCGTGTTGATCTCGTGATTGATGGACGCCGCGTTGGCCGTCGCCGATCTCTCCTGGACGTACGAGTTGACGTGTCCGATGTGGATGTAGCTCAGCGGCAACTCGCTAAAGAAACGATCAAGAGTGCGGATGTAATACAGGTAGTCAGAATGGGTCCGTTGTGAGATCGACGATTTGTGGTCGTCGAGCCAAATCGGGGCAGCATCAGAAAATCGCAGACGCCCGAAGGCTTGCGGCTCTATTATGCGAAGCCGGTAAAGGTCACATGCAGGACAGGCCAAATGCCCAGGCGTGTGAACAGGGTGAGTTTCTGGGTTCGTGTTAGCGATCAAACTTTCTGCGTTCCGCATAGCGGGGGTATACTAAAAGCCAGCTGCTGGCTTTTGTCAACAGAAAATTGAAAGGAGGTGTGTCCTGATGTCGGGAGGGAAATCGAGTGGACGGGCTTCGATCACGACGACGAATGCGCCGACGTGCGTGAAGCATCCTGAGACAAAGCTCGTTTGTCCCAGGTGTATTGCCGCCGAAGGTGGCAAGGCGACGGCAAAGACTCACGGCAAGAAACAACTGAGCGAGTGGGGAAAATTGGGTGGGAGACCGCGGAAGAGTTGAAAACAACAACCGGGGACTTCACTTGGTGAGGTCCCCGGAGTTCACGCGATCAGATTGTGGGAGACAATCTAGCGGAAGATTAACACGCTTTTACAGGTGAGGTCACCGTTGTCGGAGCGCACTTTGCACGCGCACGCTTCGGCCCCTTATCCCATCCCGGGTTGTTACACCTCGGACAGACCTTCGGACGCTTCAAGCTTCGCGGCAGCCAACTCTTCTCACATTTCAGACAGTGCAGCCAGCCGACATGCGGTCCGTCATCTACCCTGGGCGGCGGTACCGGATTCGCCAGGCGGAACAGCATTAGCGAAACGCCGCGACTGATTTTCCCTCCGACTCGGGTTGCGATCGCCTTCCACTTCTCGCCGGCGTCCAGGCGCGGAGCCATGTCGGCCGCGAGCTCGGCGTCAAGGTGCCCGATCTGGATGCGCTGTGCCGGGCCGGGCTGTCCACAACGCGTCGGCGGCGCCGGGATTGTCGCGATGACTTCGATCGCGTCCGCGCTGTAAGCGTCATGGGGATCGCGGACCAGGTCCACGAAGTCGAACTGCGTCATTCGCCAGATGGCGTCCTGGCGCGACGTGCCATCCTCATTGTTGTGTGTGACGCCGACGACCTTCGTGTGGCGTCGAAGATCGTGCGGCGGCAGCAGTTTCCCGAGTAGCGCGCGTTCTACGAGTTCCTCGTCGCGTGTGCGTTCCGCAGGAGTACGAGTCGACATAATTCCTTCTCCCTATCGCATGCAATAAAAAGAGCGCCCCCGAAGAGACGCCCTCGTTTACGCCGAATACTTCTAAGCCGTGAATGCCTTGAACGCGCGCCAACCATCCGTGCCTGGCACAGGCAAAAGGTTCCCGACAAAGAGCAACAGATTGATGGCGGCGAACGTACCCTGCTGCGCAAATCCGAACGCGATGAACAGCACTAGGCTCACCGCCGGACCAGCGAGCGAGATCGCCGCGTTGTGCCACGGCGACACAGATCTCTCGCGACTGATGAATCCTCCCCAAGCGCAGATTCCGATCGCTTCCACGCCGACGCCGAACGCGCGCGCAGCC contains:
- a CDS encoding site-2 protease family protein; protein product: MAATHITTHALRLEVKPGALILFPILLALTNFSPLNAWAVVGCLLLHELGHWLAARAFGVGVEAIGICAWGGFISRERSVSPWHNAAISLAGPAVSLVLFIAFGFAQQGTFAAINLLLFVGNLLPVPGTDGWRAFKAFTA
- a CDS encoding HIRAN domain-containing protein → MSTRTPAERTRDEELVERALLGKLLPPHDLRRHTKVVGVTHNNEDGTSRQDAIWRMTQFDFVDLVRDPHDAYSADAIEVIATIPAPPTRCGQPGPAQRIQIGHLDAELAADMAPRLDAGEKWKAIATRVGGKISRGVSLMLFRLANPVPPPRVDDGPHVGWLHCLKCEKSWLPRSLKRPKVCPRCNNPGWDKGPKRARAKCAPTTVTSPVKAC
- a CDS encoding YbjQ family protein; this encodes MATNPLPAAGVHPHFVTTAFEIDGYEIVRNFGIVRGITVRSRSIFGTIGAGLQTIVGGNITLLSELCEKTRLEAFNLMIRHASEVGANAIIGARYDATEIMNGVTEVLAYGTAVVIRQKQG
- a CDS encoding pyridoxal-dependent decarboxylase, with the protein product MGFDFDRETRRKLGYRLIDHINDYFSSLPHRPVQLPLEKRTFGQLGDRLPEFGEDAELVLDELCFEMTNKGFHVPSANYFGLMNPTPTYMAVLAEALVAALNPQLATLARSQLASKIESETVRWIAERVGWRNVSGSEKSCGSERKSCDGTFTSGGNEANFTALALAIASRFPRAVDEGVATIGARAIAYASWESHHSLDKSMGLLGLGRKSLRRIAVDQRIQMDVAKLEAAIREDLAAGHKPFCVIATAGTTNSGAIDEIHALADICQRYGLWLHVDGAYGAAAIFSDAHRDLVSGIERADSITIDPHKWLAMPFAAGVVLTSHPELLQQAFAIATPYMPTLARSSSATPSPNLVDNFKISAQWSRRMNSLKLWLTLRVHGRHAYEELIDRQLKLARNFADWIAQSDEFELIATPQLPIVNFRVKVGEDEAETATANAALVDAVTRDGRQWISQTVVNGRSVVRMMVISYLSDEYNLEQLKQALTTAVRAIAPAKTSA